One region of Vibrio cidicii genomic DNA includes:
- a CDS encoding formate--tetrahydrofolate ligase, giving the protein MLSDIDICRSTPLLSIDKIAQQAGLLPDEFETHGKYKAKVSAKCVSRLADKPNGKLVLVTAITPTPLGEGKTVTTIGLAQGLRALEQSVMACIRQPSMGPVFGVKGGAAGGGYSQVAPMDELNLHLTGDIHAVTAAHNLAAAAIDARIYHEQREGYAAFEARTGLTALRIDSNRVVWKRVMDHNDRALRKVLVGLNDEGKIINGFEREEGFDISAASELMAILALSKNLQDMRTRIGKVVLAYDLDGAPVSAEQLQVAGAMTVTLKEAIKPTLMQTLEGVPTLIHSGPFANIAHGNSSIIADEIALKLSSYVVTEAGFGSDMGLEKACNIKSSTSHKAPDCVVIVATLRGLKANSGLYDLRPGMSLPDSLFTCDAKALEAGFSNLKWHIDNVQKYGLPVVVAINRFPQDSDEELSQLVEWVRKLSLNVRVAVSEGFAKGGKGMEAVAREVIEACAEPANFRSLYQPQQSLQEKITTVCRKGYGSGEVEFTPLAQQQLSLYQELGFGTLAVCMAKTPLSISSDSSLKGAPSGFPITIREVKLCAGAGFIYALTGNVMTMPGLPDKPAFMQLDINENGEIVGLS; this is encoded by the coding sequence ATGCTTTCAGATATCGATATTTGTCGCTCGACACCACTCCTTTCCATAGACAAAATTGCTCAACAGGCTGGCTTGCTGCCAGATGAATTTGAGACTCACGGTAAATACAAAGCAAAAGTATCGGCAAAATGCGTCTCTCGCTTAGCGGACAAACCCAACGGCAAGCTGGTTTTAGTCACGGCGATCACACCGACACCTCTAGGCGAAGGGAAAACAGTCACGACCATTGGTCTTGCGCAGGGTTTACGCGCACTTGAACAATCGGTCATGGCGTGTATTCGCCAACCTTCCATGGGGCCAGTCTTTGGTGTCAAGGGTGGCGCTGCTGGCGGCGGTTATTCACAAGTTGCACCGATGGACGAACTCAACTTGCATTTAACCGGGGATATTCATGCGGTTACTGCGGCGCATAATTTAGCCGCTGCCGCCATTGATGCCCGAATTTATCATGAACAGCGCGAAGGTTATGCGGCGTTTGAAGCTCGCACGGGCTTAACGGCACTGCGCATTGACTCGAATCGGGTGGTGTGGAAGCGCGTGATGGATCACAACGATCGTGCGCTGCGCAAAGTTCTTGTCGGTTTGAATGACGAGGGCAAAATTATTAATGGGTTTGAACGAGAAGAAGGTTTTGATATTTCTGCGGCGTCAGAGTTAATGGCCATCCTCGCTTTATCCAAGAATTTGCAAGATATGCGCACGCGGATCGGTAAAGTGGTTTTGGCGTACGATCTCGATGGCGCACCAGTGAGTGCCGAGCAGCTGCAAGTGGCTGGAGCGATGACGGTCACCTTAAAAGAGGCGATTAAGCCAACGTTAATGCAGACTCTTGAGGGAGTGCCTACACTGATCCATTCAGGCCCGTTTGCTAATATCGCACATGGTAACTCCTCGATCATTGCAGATGAGATCGCATTAAAACTTTCCAGTTACGTTGTCACAGAGGCAGGATTCGGTTCCGACATGGGGCTTGAAAAAGCGTGCAACATCAAATCTTCCACGTCGCATAAAGCGCCAGATTGTGTGGTGATTGTCGCCACGTTAAGAGGCCTGAAAGCCAACTCAGGACTATACGATTTGCGGCCAGGCATGTCTTTACCAGATTCCCTTTTTACCTGTGACGCCAAAGCCCTAGAAGCTGGTTTCAGCAACCTAAAATGGCACATAGACAATGTGCAAAAATATGGCTTACCTGTGGTGGTTGCGATTAACCGCTTTCCACAAGACAGTGACGAAGAGCTTTCACAGCTTGTCGAATGGGTACGGAAATTATCTCTGAATGTACGAGTAGCGGTGAGTGAAGGTTTTGCCAAAGGTGGTAAAGGAATGGAAGCTGTCGCCCGTGAGGTTATTGAAGCGTGTGCAGAACCGGCTAATTTTCGCTCGCTCTATCAACCTCAGCAAAGTTTGCAAGAGAAAATCACGACCGTATGTCGCAAAGGGTATGGCAGCGGCGAAGTGGAGTTCACTCCTTTGGCGCAGCAGCAACTGTCTCTATACCAAGAACTTGGCTTTGGCACGCTCGCGGTTTGTATGGCGAAGACGCCGCTCTCTATCTCTTCCGACTCATCACTAAAAGGCGCACCCAGTGGCTTTCCCATCACCATACGTGAAGTGAAGCTCTGCGCTGGTGCGGGTTTCATCTATGCTCTGACTGGCAATGTAATGACCATGCCAGGGTTGCCAGACAAACCAGCGTTTATGCAGTTGGATATCAACGAGAATGGTGAGATTGTCGGCTTAAGTTAA
- a CDS encoding AraC family transcriptional regulator N-terminal domain-containing protein has product MKTLAEIMQSYVECRGLSSLEGITQTPIPGVWFYRSSRGNSRQPFVYQSGIIVLGQGCKNIHIGDTPVCYGPNDYLVVGVPMPLECEAFASEHQPLLGISVDIPLPLLQKMVHKLESLNYRTGVPVSQEACGLKSVKMDDRMLDVCKRLMRALCDDVESEMLGESLLEEIVFRALLSQEGYVLFELAQKEGFYSKIARVLEKVHQDYPNAMTVQGLAAEANMSVSAFHNAFRSVTLESPIQYIKKVRLNKARELIKLEGRRVNDAARMVGYTSTSQFSREYKRHFNETPSGSVAA; this is encoded by the coding sequence ATGAAAACATTGGCAGAGATAATGCAGAGCTATGTGGAGTGCCGTGGCTTAAGCAGCTTGGAAGGGATCACACAGACGCCAATCCCCGGCGTGTGGTTTTATCGCAGTAGCCGAGGAAATTCGCGCCAGCCATTTGTTTATCAGTCTGGAATCATAGTGCTTGGTCAGGGATGCAAAAATATCCACATTGGTGATACGCCAGTTTGCTATGGACCGAATGATTATTTGGTGGTGGGCGTGCCGATGCCTTTGGAGTGTGAGGCGTTTGCTTCCGAGCATCAGCCACTGCTGGGTATTTCAGTCGATATTCCTTTGCCCTTGCTGCAAAAAATGGTGCATAAACTGGAAAGCCTCAACTACCGTACTGGCGTACCTGTGAGTCAAGAAGCTTGCGGTTTGAAGTCAGTCAAGATGGATGATCGGATGCTGGATGTTTGTAAACGCCTCATGCGCGCACTTTGTGATGATGTTGAAAGTGAAATGCTCGGTGAATCTTTGCTTGAAGAGATCGTATTTCGCGCTTTGCTTAGCCAAGAAGGGTACGTGTTGTTTGAACTAGCTCAAAAAGAGGGCTTCTACTCAAAAATTGCCCGTGTGCTGGAAAAAGTACATCAGGATTACCCCAACGCAATGACGGTTCAAGGTTTGGCGGCCGAAGCCAACATGAGCGTTTCTGCTTTCCATAACGCTTTTCGCTCCGTTACTTTAGAGTCGCCAATTCAGTACATCAAAAAGGTGCGGCTTAATAAGGCGCGTGAACTGATTAAACTTGAAGGGCGTCGGGTCAACGATGCGGCGAGAATGGTCGGCTATACCAGCACTTCTCAATTTAGCCGCGAATACAAAAGACACTTCAATGAAACGCCGAGTGGCAGCGTTGCAGCATAG
- a CDS encoding RNA-binding S4 domain-containing protein translates to MTQDYPYDDADCAEEIEIEAIGIEVSSQPIELYKVFKIANLVSGGGEAKHVIAEGYVAVNGELETRKRRKMYDGDFFEFNQEYYVVVCDAPVIEPEAMEQEAEKPLATARKEKSRQNKAAKPKGTGPKSTGRKAAHKERKAQKNALSQAAGKGKKTEKPQATRDPSSGRNSIDFF, encoded by the coding sequence ATGACTCAAGACTACCCTTATGACGATGCCGATTGCGCTGAAGAGATAGAAATAGAAGCGATTGGTATTGAAGTCTCCAGTCAACCGATTGAACTGTATAAAGTGTTCAAAATTGCCAACTTGGTGAGCGGTGGCGGTGAAGCGAAACATGTGATCGCCGAAGGCTATGTGGCAGTGAACGGCGAATTGGAAACGCGTAAACGCCGCAAAATGTACGATGGGGATTTTTTTGAGTTCAATCAGGAATACTACGTGGTAGTGTGCGATGCGCCTGTGATTGAACCAGAAGCGATGGAGCAAGAAGCAGAAAAGCCGCTAGCCACTGCACGTAAAGAAAAGTCTCGTCAAAATAAAGCGGCTAAACCCAAAGGGACGGGCCCCAAATCCACAGGCCGCAAAGCGGCGCACAAAGAACGAAAAGCGCAGAAGAACGCGCTTTCTCAAGCGGCGGGTAAAGGGAAGAAAACAGAGAAACCACAAGCGACGCGCGATCCAAGCAGTGGTCGCAATTCGATTGATTTTTTCTAA
- a CDS encoding transporter substrate-binding domain-containing protein, whose amino-acid sequence MRKSNKIGWQLLIGLSTLATTSHAHSTQVIIYSDDAYPPYSYQIQGKATGIYPDILRQVFEKMPEFTVIIKPVPFKRGLRLLETGKGFALFPPYKYPNRRLYVNPYSTPILKEEVVVYCHNDVKLPNGLELTRWPQDFYGKTIGINAAFSIGGEAFWQADRDGKLRVEEAKDNQENILKMRAKRIDCYINDKLSIAWEIKRLKQSGRIGKSEYFQLAAIVSTEYGYLGYTAYAEDFPYKEKFVAQFDRILLDLQQAGVVEQVIRTYTD is encoded by the coding sequence ATGCGGAAATCCAATAAGATAGGCTGGCAACTGTTGATCGGGCTGAGCACACTGGCAACGACCTCGCACGCGCATTCCACCCAAGTGATCATCTACAGTGACGACGCCTACCCGCCTTACAGTTATCAAATTCAGGGTAAAGCAACCGGCATCTATCCCGATATTTTGCGCCAAGTCTTTGAAAAAATGCCAGAGTTTACCGTCATCATTAAACCCGTGCCATTCAAGCGCGGTTTACGCTTGCTGGAAACCGGCAAAGGTTTTGCTTTGTTTCCTCCCTACAAATATCCAAATCGCCGTCTGTACGTAAACCCTTATTCAACGCCGATATTGAAAGAAGAGGTGGTGGTGTACTGTCACAACGACGTCAAGCTTCCCAATGGGCTAGAGTTGACGCGTTGGCCACAAGACTTTTACGGTAAGACTATCGGAATTAATGCCGCTTTCTCCATCGGCGGAGAGGCTTTCTGGCAGGCAGATCGCGATGGCAAACTGCGCGTCGAAGAAGCCAAGGATAATCAAGAAAACATTCTGAAGATGCGGGCCAAACGCATCGATTGCTACATCAATGATAAACTCTCCATCGCTTGGGAGATAAAACGCCTGAAGCAATCTGGGCGCATTGGCAAAAGCGAGTATTTTCAACTTGCTGCAATCGTGAGCACAGAATATGGCTATCTCGGTTACACCGCCTACGCGGAAGATTTTCCCTACAAGGAAAAGTTTGTGGCACAATTTGACCGAATATTACTCGACCTACAACAAGCTGGCGTGGTCGAGCAGGTGATTCGCACCTACACCGATTAA
- a CDS encoding endonuclease/exonuclease/phosphatase family protein: MLAFQEVFSPDELQQLCQTLGYSHFAVVDKPDVSDEFIYTSPVLALASRYPLLSVDPVVPESQQLTQLGANGEFTFSRTPLHAVVDLPHIGPCHFIVVHFKSQRPTLLQNGSEDAQMQVAGSWLSTIQRGWEALLLRQYLVEIYLSFAQPMAVLGDFNTHLNSIELRPLLDTSQTPLMQDIRQLVSSSGTQTWPPTHYHGEFGLTIDYILLSEEFFPSNAEKIANVSQVSVWDQHLVSPNFADDQFASDHAFVSVTLSLL; this comes from the coding sequence GTGCTCGCGTTTCAGGAAGTCTTCAGTCCGGACGAGTTACAACAGTTGTGCCAGACACTGGGTTACAGCCATTTTGCTGTGGTTGATAAGCCCGATGTCAGCGACGAATTTATTTATACTTCCCCTGTATTAGCACTGGCTTCACGCTATCCGCTGCTTTCGGTTGATCCTGTGGTGCCCGAAAGCCAGCAGTTGACACAGTTGGGTGCAAATGGTGAGTTTACTTTTAGCCGCACGCCACTGCATGCGGTTGTCGACTTGCCCCATATTGGGCCATGCCACTTTATCGTGGTGCATTTTAAGTCTCAACGCCCTACTTTGCTGCAAAATGGGTCAGAGGATGCTCAGATGCAGGTTGCTGGAAGCTGGTTGTCCACCATACAAAGAGGTTGGGAAGCGCTATTACTGCGTCAATATCTGGTTGAAATTTACCTGAGTTTCGCTCAGCCGATGGCAGTACTGGGCGATTTTAACACGCACTTAAACAGTATCGAGCTACGCCCTTTGCTCGACACCAGCCAAACGCCGCTCATGCAAGATATTCGTCAGCTTGTCTCTTCTTCAGGCACCCAAACTTGGCCGCCGACCCACTATCATGGAGAGTTTGGACTGACGATTGACTACATTTTGCTTTCTGAAGAATTTTTCCCCAGCAACGCCGAGAAAATCGCCAACGTAAGCCAAGTTTCCGTTTGGGATCAGCATTTAGTCAGCCCCAACTTTGCTGATGACCAGTTCGCCAGCGACCACGCATTTGTCTCTGTCACCTTGTCATTGCTTTGA
- the cra gene encoding catabolite repressor/activator yields MTLDEIAKLAGVSKTTASYVINGKAQKYRISEKTQMKVMAVVEEYNFRPDHAASSLRAGNSRSFGLIIPDLENTSYARLAKLLEQNSRKAGYQILIGCSDDDPDTEQKVAEALVSRRIDALFVATSMPDANDYYLKMQKAGTPVIALDRPLDDEHFSCVVSEDFGAAFELTSSLVSDEIHTIGLLGALPELTISRERHQGYESALRKWGKAAQSAYGEHFHRDEGYRIMRLWIAQNRVPDAIITTSYTLLEGVLDVLLEEPELIGSLKLATFGDNRLLDFLPFKVNSLPQQFELIADSALELALNASAKRYKPGVELIPRKIVRRM; encoded by the coding sequence ATGACCCTAGATGAAATCGCCAAGTTGGCTGGTGTATCTAAGACCACAGCCAGCTATGTCATTAATGGCAAAGCGCAGAAATATCGGATCAGCGAAAAGACGCAAATGAAAGTGATGGCGGTGGTGGAAGAGTACAATTTTCGCCCCGATCATGCGGCATCGTCCCTAAGAGCAGGGAACTCGCGATCCTTTGGTTTGATTATTCCCGATCTCGAAAACACCAGTTATGCGCGGCTGGCGAAACTGCTTGAGCAAAACTCGCGCAAAGCGGGCTACCAAATTTTGATTGGCTGTTCTGACGATGACCCCGACACCGAACAAAAAGTGGCCGAAGCGCTGGTGAGTCGACGCATTGATGCACTGTTTGTCGCGACCAGTATGCCGGATGCTAATGACTACTACCTCAAGATGCAGAAAGCGGGAACGCCAGTGATCGCGCTCGACCGTCCTTTAGACGATGAGCACTTCAGTTGCGTTGTGAGTGAAGATTTTGGCGCGGCATTCGAGCTCACCAGTTCATTAGTGAGTGATGAGATACACACCATAGGTTTGCTGGGTGCTTTGCCCGAGTTGACCATTTCGCGCGAGCGTCACCAGGGGTATGAATCGGCGCTGCGCAAGTGGGGGAAAGCGGCGCAATCTGCCTATGGAGAGCATTTTCATCGCGATGAGGGTTATCGAATCATGCGCTTATGGATAGCGCAAAATCGCGTTCCCGACGCCATCATCACAACCTCTTACACACTTTTAGAAGGTGTATTGGATGTGCTTCTCGAAGAACCGGAGTTGATTGGCTCGTTAAAACTGGCCACCTTTGGTGACAATCGCTTGTTGGATTTTCTGCCGTTTAAAGTGAACTCATTACCACAACAGTTTGAGTTGATTGCCGACAGCGCACTGGAACTGGCACTCAACGCCTCGGCCAAACGCTACAAACCGGGAGTTGAGCTGATCCCACGTAAAATCGTGCGCAGGATGTAG
- the fruB gene encoding fused PTS fructose transporter subunit IIA/HPr protein: protein MLKLNESDITLQQSAENKLDAIRHIAAALTNKGLVAEGYVQGMLNREGQNSTFLGNGIAIPHGTTDTRDLVKQTGVAVYHFPQGVDWGDGNTAYLAIGIAAKSDEHLGILKQLTKVLSADGVEARLKQASSAKEIIALLNGEVQLEAEFDAASIQLQFPASDMVQMSAVAGGLLKNSGCSDASFVADLVTKTPTHLGGGLWLVGSHVGVSRTAVSFVTTANHCEYSNLPVKGLLAFSACNDAHQPILANLTQLVFDKQQSTLLSASAEQVIALLKGEESNAASADNVAVFKIKNAHGLHARPGAMLVAEAKKFESTIKVSNLNGDGSIVNAKSLMKVIALGVKHGHQLQFTAEGPDAPQALEAIGVAISSGLGEG, encoded by the coding sequence ATGCTTAAACTCAATGAATCAGATATCACTCTACAACAGAGTGCCGAAAACAAACTGGACGCCATCCGCCACATTGCAGCGGCTTTAACCAACAAAGGCCTTGTTGCCGAAGGGTATGTACAAGGCATGCTCAATCGTGAAGGACAAAACTCGACATTTCTCGGTAACGGCATCGCCATTCCACATGGCACCACCGATACACGTGATTTGGTCAAACAGACTGGAGTGGCGGTTTACCACTTCCCACAAGGAGTCGACTGGGGTGATGGTAACACCGCTTATCTAGCGATTGGGATTGCTGCCAAATCCGACGAACACTTAGGCATTTTGAAGCAACTCACCAAAGTGCTGAGCGCAGATGGTGTTGAAGCGCGTTTAAAGCAAGCCTCCAGCGCCAAAGAGATCATCGCGCTATTAAATGGTGAAGTGCAACTTGAAGCGGAATTTGACGCCGCATCTATCCAGTTGCAATTCCCTGCCAGCGATATGGTGCAGATGAGTGCAGTGGCTGGCGGTTTACTGAAAAACAGTGGTTGCAGCGATGCCAGTTTTGTTGCGGATTTAGTCACCAAAACACCAACCCACCTTGGTGGCGGTTTGTGGTTGGTCGGCAGCCATGTCGGTGTCTCTCGTACTGCGGTTTCTTTTGTCACCACAGCCAATCACTGTGAATACAGCAACCTGCCAGTTAAAGGTCTGCTGGCGTTTTCTGCCTGTAACGATGCACACCAACCCATTCTGGCCAATCTTACCCAGCTTGTGTTCGACAAACAACAATCGACTCTGCTAAGCGCCAGCGCAGAGCAAGTCATCGCGCTGTTGAAAGGCGAAGAAAGCAACGCGGCCAGCGCTGACAATGTCGCGGTGTTTAAAATCAAAAATGCTCACGGCCTGCATGCCAGACCAGGTGCAATGTTGGTGGCTGAAGCGAAGAAGTTTGAATCCACTATCAAAGTATCGAACCTCAACGGTGACGGTTCTATCGTTAACGCCAAGAGCTTAATGAAAGTGATTGCGCTGGGTGTCAAACACGGCCACCAGTTGCAGTTCACCGCCGAAGGCCCAGACGCACCGCAAGCACTAGAAGCGATTGGTGTCGCTATCTCATCAGGCTTGGGTGAAGGCTAA
- the pfkB gene encoding 1-phosphofructokinase: MSNKTNNVVTITLNPALDLTGSLAALNIGSVSLVNQSSLHAAGKGVNVAKVLSDLGAKVTVTGFLGKDNPEMFHQLFSDIGAHDKFVYVNGATRINVKLVEADGRVNDINFPGVTVSSADILAFEQTLQRLMADHQYFVFAGSLPQGVSPEQCAKWIALLQSEGKNVLFDSSRAALKAGLEAKPWLIKPNDEELSEFVGQPLTSREACQNAAQSLATKGIANVVVSMGAEGVMWLNDQQWLCAQPPKMAVVSTVGAGDTLVAGLCWGHMQQMPKAELLKFATALSAMAVTQVGVGLTSQQELENIQQRTQVQLLCTETN, encoded by the coding sequence ATGAGTAACAAGACCAATAACGTTGTCACCATTACCCTCAATCCAGCGCTTGATCTCACTGGCAGCCTAGCAGCATTGAATATCGGTTCGGTGAGCTTGGTTAACCAGAGCAGCCTGCACGCTGCCGGCAAAGGGGTCAATGTGGCGAAAGTGCTGAGTGATCTTGGCGCGAAAGTTACGGTAACCGGGTTTCTTGGCAAAGATAACCCAGAAATGTTTCATCAGTTGTTCAGTGACATTGGCGCGCACGATAAGTTTGTCTATGTCAACGGCGCGACACGTATCAATGTCAAGTTGGTGGAAGCGGATGGCCGCGTGAATGACATCAATTTCCCGGGCGTCACCGTCAGCAGCGCAGACATTTTAGCGTTCGAGCAGACATTGCAGCGCTTGATGGCCGACCATCAGTACTTTGTTTTTGCTGGAAGCTTGCCACAAGGCGTCAGCCCAGAGCAGTGCGCTAAGTGGATTGCACTACTGCAAAGCGAAGGCAAAAACGTCCTGTTTGACAGCAGCCGCGCGGCCTTAAAAGCCGGCCTAGAAGCAAAACCTTGGCTGATCAAACCCAACGATGAAGAGCTCAGCGAGTTTGTCGGTCAACCATTGACTAGCCGAGAAGCGTGCCAAAACGCGGCGCAAAGCTTGGCTACAAAAGGCATCGCCAACGTGGTGGTGTCGATGGGTGCAGAAGGTGTGATGTGGCTGAATGACCAGCAATGGTTATGCGCCCAGCCACCGAAAATGGCCGTGGTCAGCACCGTTGGTGCGGGCGATACCCTAGTTGCAGGGCTCTGCTGGGGCCACATGCAACAGATGCCAAAAGCCGAATTATTGAAGTTTGCCACCGCGCTGTCCGCTATGGCGGTCACGCAGGTTGGCGTGGGATTAACCAGCCAGCAAGAGTTGGAAAACATACAACAAAGAACGCAAGTTCAACTGCTCTGTACTGAAACGAACTAA
- the fruA gene encoding PTS fructose transporter subunit IIBC: MKIAIITACPSGVANSIIAAGLLEKAAKALNWDASIECQSTVMDSPTLTEQQIAAAEVVVIAANTEVDESRFVGKKVYRASIDQVTSDASGFLQTAASQAQLLEKASATISQAAPAAAKKIVAITACPTGVAHTFMAAEALEEEGKRRGHQIKVETRGSVGAKNQLTAQEIAEADLVIIAADIEVPLERFNGKKMYRTKTGPALKKTGEEMDKAFAQATVYQHSGSANASSETEEKKGVYKHLMTGVSHMLPVVVAGGLIIALSFVFGIEAFKEEGTLAAALMTIGGGSAFALMIPVLAGFIAFSIADRPGLAPGLIGGMLASSTGAGFLGGIAAGFIAGYSAKFIADKVQLPQSMEALKPILIIPFIASLITGLTMIYIVGGPVSGIMSAMTEFLNNMGSANAVLLGVILGAMMCFDLGGPVNKAAYTFGVGLLASQTYAPMAAIMAAGMVPALGMGLATFLARDKFEPSEREAGKASFVLGLCFISEGAIPFAAKDPMRVIPACMAGGALTGALSMLFGAKLMAPHGGLFVLLIPNAITPVLMYLVAIAAGTALTGFGYAFLKNRAEQKDAATAPSNA; the protein is encoded by the coding sequence ATGAAAATTGCAATTATCACTGCCTGCCCTAGTGGCGTCGCAAACAGCATCATCGCTGCCGGATTGCTAGAAAAAGCGGCTAAAGCCCTGAACTGGGACGCTAGCATTGAATGCCAATCAACGGTAATGGACTCCCCTACACTGACCGAGCAGCAAATCGCCGCCGCGGAAGTGGTGGTTATCGCCGCCAATACGGAGGTGGATGAGAGCCGTTTCGTTGGTAAAAAAGTCTATCGCGCTTCGATAGATCAAGTCACCAGCGATGCGAGTGGCTTTCTACAAACCGCTGCCAGTCAAGCTCAGTTACTGGAAAAAGCGTCGGCCACCATCAGTCAAGCAGCACCCGCAGCAGCGAAGAAAATTGTTGCCATCACCGCTTGCCCAACTGGCGTCGCTCATACGTTCATGGCGGCAGAAGCGTTAGAAGAAGAAGGCAAACGCCGTGGTCACCAAATCAAAGTAGAAACTCGCGGCTCTGTCGGTGCGAAAAACCAACTTACCGCGCAAGAGATTGCAGAAGCGGATCTGGTGATCATCGCCGCCGATATCGAAGTGCCACTGGAGCGTTTCAACGGTAAGAAAATGTACCGTACGAAAACGGGCCCAGCGCTGAAGAAAACTGGCGAAGAGATGGACAAAGCGTTTGCTCAAGCCACCGTTTATCAACATTCTGGTTCCGCCAACGCCTCTTCTGAGACAGAAGAGAAAAAAGGCGTGTACAAACACCTGATGACTGGCGTGTCGCACATGCTGCCTGTAGTTGTCGCGGGTGGTTTGATCATCGCCCTCTCTTTCGTCTTTGGTATCGAAGCATTTAAAGAAGAAGGCACCTTAGCCGCAGCGCTGATGACGATTGGTGGTGGCTCCGCTTTCGCTCTGATGATCCCAGTGTTGGCGGGCTTTATCGCTTTCTCAATCGCTGACCGCCCAGGGCTTGCACCCGGTCTTATCGGTGGTATGCTGGCAAGCTCAACAGGCGCAGGCTTCCTTGGTGGTATTGCAGCTGGCTTTATTGCCGGTTACTCGGCGAAATTCATTGCCGACAAAGTTCAGTTGCCACAGTCGATGGAAGCGCTGAAACCCATTTTAATCATCCCGTTTATCGCCAGCTTAATCACCGGCCTCACCATGATCTATATCGTCGGCGGCCCTGTCTCTGGCATCATGAGTGCCATGACTGAGTTCCTCAATAACATGGGCTCAGCAAACGCGGTATTACTGGGTGTTATCCTTGGCGCGATGATGTGTTTCGACCTAGGTGGCCCAGTGAACAAAGCGGCATACACTTTTGGTGTCGGTCTACTGGCTTCACAAACTTACGCGCCAATGGCGGCCATTATGGCGGCAGGCATGGTGCCAGCGCTGGGTATGGGCTTGGCGACCTTCCTTGCTCGTGACAAATTTGAGCCAAGTGAGCGTGAGGCGGGTAAAGCCTCGTTTGTACTTGGCCTCTGTTTTATCTCTGAAGGTGCGATTCCATTTGCAGCGAAAGATCCAATGCGTGTCATTCCTGCTTGTATGGCTGGCGGCGCGCTGACGGGAGCTCTTTCTATGCTGTTTGGCGCGAAACTGATGGCACCGCACGGCGGCTTGTTTGTTCTACTGATCCCTAACGCGATCACACCGGTACTGATGTACTTAGTCGCGATTGCTGCAGGTACAGCTCTGACCGGCTTTGGCTACGCGTTTCTTAAAAACCGTGCTGAACAAAAAGATGCAGCAACCGCACCATCCAACGCTTGA
- a CDS encoding porin family protein — protein sequence MKKRLLSLAVISAFAQANDQSTTTNDVSGFYLGGGFGVTTADDNSTFFDLNLDSNDNAYKLIAGYQINRIVGIETQYTRYGDIYSKNTDPRIYATPENFSVMANLGYTFDSGWRPFGTIGFGKTKIKSSIRSDNETSFHMGVGGEYSPKELKNLSLRVAYEVDGFNQEVRGNYGYFGVREDVTVTIGTFYVGANYKF from the coding sequence ATGAAAAAACGACTTCTTTCGCTTGCTGTCATTTCTGCTTTCGCGCAAGCGAACGACCAAAGCACAACAACTAACGATGTTTCTGGTTTTTACCTAGGCGGTGGTTTCGGCGTTACAACTGCTGATGACAACAGTACGTTCTTTGACTTAAACCTAGATTCAAACGACAATGCGTATAAATTGATTGCGGGTTACCAGATCAACCGTATCGTCGGCATCGAAACACAATATACCCGCTACGGCGACATTTATTCTAAGAACACTGACCCTCGTATCTACGCGACACCCGAGAATTTCTCGGTGATGGCCAATCTAGGTTATACCTTTGACAGTGGCTGGCGTCCTTTTGGTACGATTGGCTTTGGCAAAACCAAAATCAAATCTTCTATTAGATCGGATAATGAAACATCATTCCATATGGGCGTCGGCGGTGAATATTCACCAAAAGAGCTCAAGAACTTGAGTTTACGCGTTGCATATGAAGTGGATGGATTTAATCAAGAGGTGCGAGGAAACTATGGATACTTTGGCGTACGTGAAGATGTAACGGTGACAATCGGCACATTCTACGTCGGTGCTAACTACAAATTCTAA